In Leucoraja erinacea ecotype New England chromosome 15, Leri_hhj_1, whole genome shotgun sequence, the following proteins share a genomic window:
- the dpcd gene encoding protein DPCD, giving the protein MAARVWLESLRGAKKTAVVQEGKRKVHYVFTDGAEMVEEYEISSDQLKVRKWKQKTTLGSPGQWQFEVGEAYSRPAGTLEQQLIHESGSSPIFTRQDTKTCFQWRIRNIPYPKNVYTVTVDSDQRCCIVRTSNKKYYKKFNVADMDRCHLPLDSSALGFTHANNTLIITYQKPTAILQLEQEVQQELKKMKVAEDGDVQCKTQ; this is encoded by the exons ATGGCGGCGCGGGTCTGGCTGGAGAGTCTGCGGGGAGCGAAGAAAACAGCGGTGGTGCAGGAAG GTAAGAGGAAAGTCCATTATGTATTTACCGATGGTGCAGAAATGGTGGAAGAATATGAAATTTCCAGCGATCAACTAAAGG TCAGGAAGTGGAAGCAGAAGACCACACTGGGATCCCCTGGGCAGTGGCAATTCGAGGTGGGGGAAGCGTATTCTCGACCTGCAGGGACCTTGGAGCAGCAGCTGATACACGAGAGTGGCAGCAGT CCAATTTTCACACGGCAGGACACCAAGACCTGCTTCCAGTGGCGGATTCGGAATATACCGTACCCCAAGAACGTGTACACTGTAACCGTTGATTCAGACCAGCGATGCTGCATCGTGAGGACCTCGAACAAAAA GTATTACAAGAAGTTTAATGTTGCCGATATGGACCGATGCCACCTCCCTCTGGACAGCTCAGCACTCGGCTTCACTCATGCTAACAATACCCTCATTATCACG TATCAAAAGCCGACAGCAATCCTACAGCTGGAGCAGGAGGTGCAGCAGGAACTGAAGAAGATGAAGGTGGCAGAGGATGGAGATGTGCAGTGTAAAACGCAGTGA
- the poll gene encoding DNA polymerase lambda: MDPQGIVKAFRKVKRSQGVQSTTDGEPLKKKPEEAKEQWLSGVTVYIVPAGIGKARTEIFQKQISQNGGEVSLVFGPAVTHVVVDDGMDAERALRLLRLEVLPASVCLLRSAWLSSCISQRRLLSTAAHALCTPGHLLPTEPPLPAPTAGDEGQCGNVHPELSGRPTPSPNASSQCPKAEGVAAQHPQAITESSEKLHASTAQLPNTDSSSESEDEGVSQRDLRALISGGERGAVDPDSSGAAGRGKWVCSRSSESKQLNHNQAITDKLKALETAYTHQGDKWRALGYSKAINALKSHHKPISTYQEACEIPGIGKRLAEKIWEILQTGHLRKLDHLGDSVSVLGTFSNIWGAGVKTAQMWYQQGFRTLEDIKTKASLTRQQAIGLKHYHDFLDRMPREEAAEIEKTVCDMAHSINPGLVGLACGSFRRGKPTCGDVDILITHPDGHSHRGVFNKLLDGLRSDGFITDDLVSLENRNQVKYLGVCRLPGAGRRYRRLDIIVVPYAEFACALLYFTGSAHFNRSMRALAKTRDMSLSEHSLSCRVLRKGGTKVAAGISVPTPSEEAVFEKLGLVYREPRERDW; encoded by the exons ATGGATCCTCAGGGGATCGTGAAGGCTTTTCGAAAGGTGAAGCGATCCCAGGGTGTCCAGTCCACCACAGACGGGGAGCCCCTGAAGAAGAAGCCGGAGGAAGCCAAAG AGCAGTGGTTGAGTGGAGTGACGGTGTACATTGTACCAGCCGGGATTGGAAAGGCTCGGACGGAGATCTTCCAGAAGCAGATATCACAGAATGGGGGAGAGGTCAGCCTGGTCTTCGGCCCAGCGGTTACCCACGTGGTGGTGGACGATGGGATGGATGCCGAGCGTGCCCTTCGCCTGCTGCGGCTGGAGGTGCTGCCAGCCAGCGTCTGCCTGCTGCGCTCCGCCTGGCTCAGCTCCTGCATCTCTCAGCGGAGGTTGCTGAGCACTGCAGCCCACGCCCTCTGCACCCCGGGACACCTCCTCCCGACCGAGCCGCCGCTCCCTGCGCCCACGGCAGGAGACGAGGGCCAATGCGGGAACGTGCACCCTGAACTCAGTGGGCGGCCTACCCCGTCGCCAAACGCCAGCTCGCAGTGCCCAAAGGCAGAGGGAGTCGCAGCCCAGCACCCCCAAGCCATCACAGAGAGCAGCGAAAAACTTCATGCCTCTACAGCCCAG CTCCCCAACACTGACAGTAGCAGCGAGTCTGAGGATGAAGGTGTGTCCCAACGTGACCTGCGAGCTCTGATCTCTGGGGGCGAGCGTGGTGCTGTGGACCCCGACTCCAGCGGAGCCGCTGGCAGAGGCAAATGGGTGTGTTCCCGCTCGTCGGAAAGCAAGCAGCTCAACCACAACCAGGCCATCACGGACAAGCTGAAGGCGTTGGAGACAGCGTACACACACCAGGGCGACAAGTGGCGAGCGCTGGGATACAGCAAGGCCATCAACGCCCTGAAGAGCCATCACAAACCAATCTCCACCTATCAG GAAGCCTGTGAGATCCCCGGGATCGGCAAGAGGCTGGCCGAGAAGATTTGGGAGATCCTGCAAACTGGCCATCTGCGCAAGTTAGATCACCTGGGCGACAGTGTCTCTGTGCTGGGGACCTTTTCCAACATCTGGGGAGCTGGCGTGAAGACAGCCCAGATGTGGTACCAGCAG GGATTCAGAACGTTGGAGGACATTAAGACGAAAGCCAGTCTCACCAGACAGCAGGCGATAGGTCTCAAGCACTACCATGACTTCCTGGATCGCATGCCCAGGGAAGAGGCAGCTGAGATTGAGAAAACT GTTTGTGACATGGCCCATTCCATCAACCCAGGCCTGGTCGGCCTCGCCTGCGGTTCGTTCCGACGGGGGAAGCCCACCTGCGGGGACGTGGACATCCTCATCACCCACCCCGATGGACATTCGCACCGAGGCGTCTTCAACAAACTCCTCGACGGTCTGCGCAGCGATG GGTTTATCACGGATGACCTGGTCAGTCTGGAGAACAGGAACCAAGTCAAGTACCTGGGCGTCTGCCGGCTCCCGGGAGCCGGGCGGCGCTACCGGCGGCTGGACATCATCGTGGTGCCGTACGCGGAGTTCGCCTGCGCCTTGCTCTACTTCACTGGGTCGGCCCACTTTAACCGTTCCATGCGAGCCCTGGCCAAGACTAGGGACATGAGCCTGTCGGAGCACTCGCTCAGCTGCCGGGTCCTCAGGAAGGGCGGCACCAAAGTCGCTGCCGGCATCTCCGTCCCCACCCCCAGCGAGGAGGCAGTCTTCGAGAAGCTGGGGCTGGTGTACAGAGAGCCGCGGGAGAGggactggtga